GCAGGCGGGCGCCCTCGCGGGTCAGGAAGGTGCCGTACAGGGTCTGGTTCTTCACATAGAGCGCATTGAGGTCGCCGGTCGGCGGCAGGATGGTGGCGATGCGGCCGAAGGGGCGCGTGACCTGCGTGCTCAGCGGCACATTGCCGCCGGCGGTGTCGAAGGCAGCGTCCACCCCTGCCCCGCCCACCTCGCGCAGGATCTGGTCCACCACGTCGGCGTCGCGGTAGTCGAGCGTCACGTCGGCGCCGAGATCGCGCATCGCCTCGTGGTTGGCCTTGCTGGCGGTGGCGAGCACGCGGGCGCCGGCCGCCTTGGCGAACTGGATGGCGAAGCTGCCGACGCCGCCGGCCCCGCCATGGATCAGCACCGTCTCGCCCGGCCGCACCGCCAGACGGCGGACGATGGCCTCCCACGCCGTGCCGCCGGCCAGCGGGATGCCCGCCGCCTCGACATGGGACAGGCCGGCCGGCTTGTGGGCGACGATGGACGCGGCTGCGACAGTGTATTCGGCATAGCTGCCGTTGGGATTGCCGAAGATCTCCGGGGTGTAGAACACCTCGTCGCCGGCCTTGAAGCCGGTCACGCCGGGGCCGGCCTCCTCGACCACGCCCGACACGTCATAGCCGAGCACCGCCGGGAAGGGGATGCCGGCCCAGCTGCCGGACTGGCGGATCTTGGCGTCCACCGGGTTGGTGCCCGACGCCACCACGCGGACCAGCAGTTCGCCCGGCCCGGCGACCGGGCGCGGCCGGTCCTGGAGTTCGAACACATCCGGTCCGCCGAACCGCGAAATCACCATCGCACGCATGCCGTCATCCTCCGTTCCGGCTGTTGCACTGAATAAGCACCAACGTGGGACGCCGGCCCTCGCCTGTCCAGCGGGGGAAGGAGGGTCAGCCGATGCGGAACTCCTCGCGGTGGATCGCGGTCATCGCCAGCCCCTCCGGCCCGATGGCGCCGCGATACATGCCGGAGCAGTTGAAGGGCAGCGCCACCCGGCCGTCGCGGTCGATGGCGATCAGGCCGCCGGAGCCGCCGATCACCCCCAGCTCGTCCACCACGTCGCCGGCGGCGCGCTCCAGGGTCTGGCCGGCCCAGCGCATGCGGGCGTCGATCTCGTGGGCGGCGCAGCGGCGGATGAAATGCTCGCCATGGCCGGTGGCGGAGACCGCGCAGGTGATGTTGTCGGCGAAGGTGCCGGCGCCGATCACCGGGCTGTCGCCGACGCGGCCCTTGGCCTTGGCGGTCATGCCGCCGGTCGAGGTGGCGGCGGCGAGGTTGCCGTCGCGGTCGCGGGCGACGGCGCCCACCGTGCCGTGGCGGCGCTGGTCGGCGCCCCCATCGGAGTTGTCTTCGGGGGTGCCGGAGCGGCGGCGCTCCAGCTCGGCCTGGAGGGCGTCCCAGCGCGGCTGGGTGAAGAAATAGGCGGCTTCCTCCATCGCCAGACCCTGGCGGCGGCAGAGATCCAGCGCACCCTCGCCGATCAGCAGGACATGCTCCGTGTGCTCCATCACCGCCCGGGCGGCCAGGATCGGGTTGCGCGGGCCGAACAGCCCGGCCACCGCACCGGCGGCGCGGTCGCGGCCGTCCATGATGGCGGCGTCCATCTCCTGCACGCCCTCGGCGGTGAAGACGGCGCCGCGGCCGGCGTTGAACAGCGGCTCGTCCTCCAGCGCCATCACGGCGGCGGTCACGGCGTCGAGCGCGCTGCCGCCATCGGCCAGCACCTCATGCCCGGCGGCGAGCGCCCGGCGCAGGCCGGCGTGGTAGCCCTCGGTCAGCGCCGGGGTCAGGGCGCTGCGCTTGATGGTGCCGGCGCCGCCATGGATGGCAAGGGCGAAGGGCTGCGGGTGGGAAAGGGTCATGGGAGCGGGTCTCAGCGCAGGGTGGCCGACATGGCGGACAGGGTGTTGATCCAGCCGAGCACGGCGGCCATGCTGTCGGCGGGGAGGCGGACGGTAACAGGGTCGAGGCGCTCCGACACCGGGATCAGCGACGCCAGATCGGCCAGCGCCGGGCTGTTCATCTCGATCTCCAGCCGGTAGGGCGCGCCGTCGGCTTGGGGCGGAACGCGGAAGGGCGGGATGCTGGACGCGCGGCGGACGGCGCGGCTTGCGGCCTCGCGGATGCGGTCGCGGGCGACCGACGGCGCCACGGAGCGGGCGGCGCGCTGGCCGAGCGCCTGCTTGACCACCACCTGTTCGGCGTCCGGGAACAGCGGGGCCATCTCGGCGGCGAAGCGGTCGTCGCCGGTCAGCAGGATCACCGGCACGCCGATCTCGCCGGCATAGGCGCCGTAATTGCCGGCCTCCCCCAGCTCCATCCCGTTCACCCGGACACGGCCGAAGGCGAAGCTGTTGGTGGTGTGGGCGAGGATGCCGTACTGGCGCGCGGACGTGTGGAAGCCGACGCACATCACCCCGGCGGTGTCCGGCTCCAGCCCGGCGAACATCCCGATGGGCTTCGGACGGCCGAGGATCAGCTCGGCGGCGGGGTGCAGCTCGTCCGGCAGCAGGTTGACCATCGGGCCGTGGCTGTCGTTGACCAGGATTTCGCTCGCCCCGGCCTCCAGCGCGCCGTCGATGGCGGCGTTGACCTCGGCGGTCATCAGGCGGCGGGCGCGCTCGTATTCGGCATTGCCCGGCGTCACCTGCTGCTGGGAGACCACGCCGGCCACCCCTTCGATGTCGGCGGAGATGTAGATCTTCACGGAGTGCTCCCGGCAGTCAACATATCGGGGGTGAGCGTATCGGAAAGGCAGGGCCGGGTGGCGCCGTCGCGGCCCACCACAGGCGTGGCGGCGGCCAGGGCGTCGAGGACGGCTTCCTGCGTGGCGTCGGCCATCGCCTCGAACAGCGCGTCGATGCGGCGCTCGTTCAGCATGCGCACGGGAATGAGGTCGGCCCGCTCGTCATGGTCGATGCGGTTGGCGGTGGTGAAGCCCAGCGCGATGTCGCCGCTGCCATGGCCCCAGAAGGAGCCGACCCGCGCCAGCCCGACTCCCGCGCGGCGGATCACCCGGCGCAGCTGGCGGTGGTCGAGCGGCACGTCGGTGGCGGCGATGACGATGACGGAGCCCTTTTCCGGCGTGTCGTCCTTCGCAGGCGGGACGACACGCCGGCCGTCGGGCAGGCGCAGCTCCCCCGGCCGGCCGAAATTCGCCAGGACCAGCACGCCCAGGTGATGGCGCTTGCCGTC
The sequence above is a segment of the Azospirillum sp. TSH100 genome. Coding sequences within it:
- a CDS encoding M55 family metallopeptidase translates to MKIYISADIEGVAGVVSQQQVTPGNAEYERARRLMTAEVNAAIDGALEAGASEILVNDSHGPMVNLLPDELHPAAELILGRPKPIGMFAGLEPDTAGVMCVGFHTSARQYGILAHTTNSFAFGRVRVNGMELGEAGNYGAYAGEIGVPVILLTGDDRFAAEMAPLFPDAEQVVVKQALGQRAARSVAPSVARDRIREAASRAVRRASSIPPFRVPPQADGAPYRLEIEMNSPALADLASLIPVSERLDPVTVRLPADSMAAVLGWINTLSAMSATLR
- a CDS encoding isoaspartyl peptidase/L-asparaginase family protein; translation: MTLSHPQPFALAIHGGAGTIKRSALTPALTEGYHAGLRRALAAGHEVLADGGSALDAVTAAVMALEDEPLFNAGRGAVFTAEGVQEMDAAIMDGRDRAAGAVAGLFGPRNPILAARAVMEHTEHVLLIGEGALDLCRRQGLAMEEAAYFFTQPRWDALQAELERRRSGTPEDNSDGGADQRRHGTVGAVARDRDGNLAAATSTGGMTAKAKGRVGDSPVIGAGTFADNITCAVSATGHGEHFIRRCAAHEIDARMRWAGQTLERAAGDVVDELGVIGGSGGLIAIDRDGRVALPFNCSGMYRGAIGPEGLAMTAIHREEFRIG
- a CDS encoding zinc-dependent alcohol dehydrogenase family protein, which codes for MRAMVISRFGGPDVFELQDRPRPVAGPGELLVRVVASGTNPVDAKIRQSGSWAGIPFPAVLGYDVSGVVEEAGPGVTGFKAGDEVFYTPEIFGNPNGSYAEYTVAAASIVAHKPAGLSHVEAAGIPLAGGTAWEAIVRRLAVRPGETVLIHGGAGGVGSFAIQFAKAAGARVLATASKANHEAMRDLGADVTLDYRDADVVDQILREVGGAGVDAAFDTAGGNVPLSTQVTRPFGRIATILPPTGDLNALYVKNQTLYGTFLTREGARLREMAPLFVRGQAKVIVDAVLPLEEVGKAHERLDSGHGRGKIILQVGA